One Sulfolobus sp. S-194 DNA segment encodes these proteins:
- a CDS encoding CBS domain-containing protein: MRVEGREIISVDPDAYVIDALFFMKRNNIRRIVVSRSNNILGIFSVDEALYHIINNDVECKLKDAKLKFPVIVKSNELKEILRSMISNDTDSVIYDNKIITYKDVISQINWSKSNALIGELSKEAIFVEPYTKIKTVGELMLKNKIRHMPIYDKFLYGIVSSRDIVYNYDIDLNLSINKIMIVEVYSVSKEESLHTVVSTMIKRNIGSVIVTNSKSIEIVTLKDLVAFALSNLIY; this comes from the coding sequence TTGAGAGTTGAAGGAAGAGAAATAATAAGTGTTGATCCAGACGCTTATGTTATAGATGCACTCTTCTTTATGAAGAGAAATAATATAAGAAGAATAGTTGTTAGCAGAAGTAACAATATTTTAGGAATTTTTAGTGTTGACGAAGCGTTATATCATATAATTAATAATGATGTTGAATGTAAACTAAAAGATGCTAAATTGAAATTTCCAGTTATAGTAAAAAGCAATGAGTTAAAGGAAATACTGAGAAGTATGATTAGTAACGATACAGATTCAGTGATTTATGACAATAAGATAATAACGTACAAAGATGTCATATCACAGATAAATTGGTCAAAAAGTAATGCGCTCATAGGCGAATTATCTAAAGAGGCAATATTTGTTGAGCCATATACAAAGATAAAAACTGTTGGTGAACTTATGTTAAAGAATAAAATTAGGCATATGCCTATTTATGATAAATTTTTATATGGCATAGTTTCATCAAGAGATATTGTCTATAATTATGATATAGATCTCAATTTAAGTATTAATAAAATAATGATAGTTGAAGTTTATAGTGTAAGTAAAGAAGAGAGTTTACACACAGTAGTTAGTACGATGATTAAAAGAAATATAGGTAGTGTAATTGTAACTAATTCTAAAAGTATAGAGATAGTAACTTTAAAAGATTTGGTTGCTTTTGCTTTATCAAATTTAATATATTAG
- the mobB gene encoding molybdopterin-guanine dinucleotide biosynthesis protein B codes for MGCIIQVVGKKDTGKTSAIERAVKFLKEKGYRIAVVKHSHHEIDIQGKDTYRFWEAGSDIVIFNDSKCVMFYRCNLNLLYLLPVDIILVEGYKDLELGKKIEIHNPTEVDEISRRIVNEAENCKKECNLIINGKKVECNDPLTVLLYNLLNYLKIRELKIES; via the coding sequence ATGGGTTGCATTATACAAGTAGTAGGCAAAAAGGATACTGGAAAGACTTCAGCAATTGAAAGAGCTGTTAAGTTTTTGAAGGAAAAAGGCTATAGGATTGCCGTAGTTAAGCATTCTCATCATGAGATTGATATACAAGGTAAAGATACATATCGTTTTTGGGAAGCTGGTTCGGATATTGTAATTTTTAATGACTCAAAATGTGTTATGTTTTATAGATGTAATTTAAATCTCCTTTATCTTCTTCCAGTCGATATTATTCTTGTTGAAGGTTATAAAGATTTAGAGTTAGGAAAGAAAATTGAGATACATAATCCCACTGAGGTAGATGAAATTAGTAGAAGAATAGTTAATGAGGCTGAGAATTGCAAGAAAGAGTGTAATCTCATAATTAACGGTAAAAAAGTTGAATGTAATGATCCATTAACAGTACTATTATATAATTTGTTGAATTATCTTAAGATTAGGGAATTAAAGATTGAGAGTTGA
- a CDS encoding molybdopterin molybdotransferase MoeA has translation MLISLEEARKIIDINISSKYNYYRHERIYNSVGKIILEDIYAIKSIPEVNLSAMDGFAFKVSDYKKHGKLKIVGKIFPSSKEIPELKEGEAYYVATGAPIPKGADAVVRIEASKVINNELIVGEDVFEGKDIKYAGEDIKEGELIVKKGDVLTPYHLGILTYQGIREVKIGNIKSCVIASGDEISPFNDPLPELIPDSISPIILSILEKIGKATYYGVVRDEKESIKEKLIEMKETCDIIFFIGGSSVGEKDYVKKLIAELGKLLFEGVSVNIIKRGGVGLLEETPIVSLPGQVVSAVTVFYEHGLHIISRMLDSEIRKFVKVKLGKDMYVEHKMDSTYLFRIENGEAFPLRWGTGLYSELIKADGFGYLSRGKIHKRGEEIEIQKFL, from the coding sequence GTGCTAATAAGCTTAGAAGAAGCTAGAAAAATAATTGATATTAACATTTCTTCAAAGTATAATTATTATAGACATGAAAGAATTTATAATTCAGTAGGAAAAATTATCCTAGAAGATATTTACGCGATAAAAAGTATTCCAGAGGTTAATTTATCTGCTATGGACGGGTTTGCGTTTAAGGTGTCTGACTATAAAAAACATGGAAAACTAAAAATAGTTGGAAAAATATTTCCCTCGTCTAAGGAAATCCCAGAACTTAAAGAGGGAGAGGCGTATTATGTAGCTACAGGCGCTCCAATACCCAAGGGCGCTGATGCAGTAGTTAGAATAGAAGCTTCAAAAGTTATAAATAATGAATTAATTGTAGGAGAAGACGTTTTTGAAGGAAAGGATATAAAATATGCAGGTGAGGACATAAAAGAAGGAGAGTTAATAGTTAAAAAAGGAGATGTATTAACTCCTTATCATCTTGGAATATTAACTTATCAAGGTATAAGGGAAGTGAAAATAGGAAATATAAAGAGTTGTGTTATAGCATCTGGGGATGAAATATCTCCGTTTAATGATCCCTTACCAGAGCTTATACCAGATTCAATATCACCAATTATTCTATCAATACTTGAAAAAATCGGAAAAGCAACCTATTATGGTGTAGTTAGAGATGAAAAAGAAAGTATAAAAGAGAAATTAATTGAAATGAAAGAAACTTGTGATATTATTTTCTTTATAGGGGGTTCTTCAGTAGGAGAAAAAGATTATGTTAAAAAACTTATTGCAGAGCTAGGAAAACTTTTGTTTGAAGGAGTAAGTGTAAACATTATAAAAAGGGGTGGTGTAGGATTACTAGAAGAAACACCAATTGTAAGCTTACCAGGACAAGTTGTCTCAGCAGTAACTGTTTTTTATGAACATGGACTTCACATTATATCTAGAATGTTAGATAGTGAAATAAGAAAATTTGTAAAGGTTAAGTTAGGTAAAGATATGTATGTAGAGCATAAAATGGACTCAACTTATTTGTTTAGAATTGAAAATGGAGAAGCTTTTCCTCTAAGATGGGGGACAGGATTGTACAGTGAACTAATTAAAGCTGATGGTTTTGGTTATCTTTCGAGAGGAAAAATTCATAAAAGAGGAGAAGAGATTGAAATTCAAAAATTCCTTTGA